The proteins below come from a single Dermatophilaceae bacterium Soc4.6 genomic window:
- a CDS encoding XdhC family protein, which yields MSSGLSSVPESVLEGATGPDVTLVVVTRTVIADAVVALAATVGLTTQVLDDHDGPVAEALAALAPGPRHAVVLTDHDAPGTAEVIRAALASGAGYVGMMGSRSRARGVFEALRAEGQTDPALEHLHVPVGLDTGGRTAGEMGLSVVAEVVAWANGKLVRAGDRSGLAAP from the coding sequence ATGAGCAGCGGCCTGAGCAGCGTCCCCGAGTCCGTCCTCGAGGGGGCCACCGGCCCCGACGTGACCCTCGTCGTGGTCACCCGCACCGTGATCGCCGACGCCGTCGTCGCCCTCGCCGCCACGGTGGGTCTGACCACCCAGGTGCTCGACGACCACGACGGCCCGGTCGCCGAGGCCCTCGCCGCCCTGGCGCCCGGGCCGCGTCACGCCGTGGTCCTGACCGACCACGACGCGCCCGGGACCGCCGAGGTGATCCGCGCCGCGCTGGCGTCCGGTGCGGGCTACGTCGGGATGATGGGCAGCCGCTCGCGCGCGCGCGGCGTCTTCGAGGCGCTGCGGGCCGAGGGGCAGACCGACCCGGCCCTCGAGCACCTCCACGTGCCCGTGGGGCTCGACACCGGAGGGCGCACGGCAGGGGAGATGGGCCTGTCGGTCGTCGCCGAGGTGGTGGCCTGGGCCAACGGCAAGCTGGTGCGGGCCGGTGACCGCAGCGGGCTGGCGGCGCCGTGA
- a CDS encoding pyruvate, water dikinase regulatory protein produces MQETRQGSDDDGVVPVFFLSDSTGISAETMGNALLIQFPDVIFERTVIPFITTVEQAREVVAMLDDVMRGPVVPLVFCTAAKESVRVELRRTSAPVIDFFEQHMQPVEAVLGRRGVREPSRLHGVGDIKRYNNRMAAVEFTIEHDDGQSLRALDKADVILLAPSRCGKTPTSMYLALQHGLFVANYPLVDEDLAEHDLPRPVRDYADRCFGITTTVDRLSRVRNERRPGSTYASPAQCRWELRRAGEIFAAHHVPVIDSSARSVEEISTLVIQSLKKSPGSTGSRRTPYQRGTS; encoded by the coding sequence ATGCAGGAGACCAGGCAGGGCAGCGACGACGACGGGGTGGTCCCTGTCTTCTTCCTCAGTGACAGCACGGGCATCAGCGCCGAGACGATGGGCAACGCCCTGCTGATCCAGTTCCCCGACGTCATCTTCGAGCGCACCGTCATCCCCTTCATCACGACGGTGGAGCAGGCCCGGGAGGTCGTCGCGATGCTCGACGACGTGATGCGGGGGCCGGTGGTCCCGCTCGTGTTCTGCACCGCGGCCAAGGAGTCGGTGCGCGTCGAGCTGCGCCGCACCTCGGCGCCCGTGATCGACTTCTTCGAGCAGCACATGCAGCCGGTGGAGGCGGTCCTCGGTCGCCGGGGCGTGCGCGAGCCGTCGCGGCTGCACGGCGTCGGTGACATCAAGCGCTACAACAACCGCATGGCGGCGGTGGAGTTCACCATCGAGCACGACGACGGGCAGAGCCTGCGTGCGCTCGACAAGGCCGACGTCATCCTGCTGGCGCCCTCACGCTGCGGCAAGACCCCGACGAGCATGTACCTGGCGCTCCAGCACGGGCTCTTCGTCGCCAACTACCCGCTCGTCGACGAGGACCTCGCCGAGCACGACCTGCCGCGACCGGTGCGCGACTACGCCGACCGGTGCTTCGGCATCACGACGACCGTCGACCGGCTCAGCCGCGTGCGCAACGAGCGGCGACCCGGGTCGACGTACGCCAGCCCGGCCCAGTGCCGCTGGGAGCTGCGTCGGGCCGGCGAGATCTTCGCCGCCCACCACGTGCCCGTCATCGACTCGTCGGCCCGCTCGGTCGAGGAGATCTCGACCCTGGTCATCCAGTCGCTCAAGAAGTCACCCGGCAGCACCGGTAGCCGCCGCACCCCGTACCAGAGAGGCACGTCATGA
- the ppsA gene encoding phosphoenolpyruvate synthase produces the protein MTHAPTTESPTSASSPTHPNVRWFADVGMGDLDQVGGKNASLGEMVANLTDLGVRVPNGFATTADAYHRFIGDTGLAQRISALVDDLDTDDVRRLAVVGREIREAVVAQSFPADLEADIRTAFEQLVAEASSGGDGSEEPSFAVRSSATAEDLPDASFAGQQETFLNVRGIDAVLQSIREVYASLYNDRAIAYRVHHGFAHGDVGLSAGVQRMVRSDIGSSGVMFTMDTESGFADAVFVTSAFGLGEGVVQGAVNPDEFYVYKPALRAERPAVLKRGIGGKATKMVYTQDTTVGRTTEFVEVDPADSARFSLTDSEVEELARHALVIEDHYGRPMDIEWGKDGIDGRLYVLQARPETVQSRRTGALERFRMDPRVTKAASVLVEGRAIGQKIGAGAVRVMRSIDEMHDFQEGEVLVADMTDPDWEPIMKRASAIVTNRGGRTCHAAIIARELGIPAVVGTGSGTKDLADGREVTVTCAEGDTGLVYEGILPFDIERTELDSMPELPVKIMMNVGTPEQAFAFAALPNAGVGLARLEFVINRQIGIHPKALLDLAADPHSLPDALRDEIAQITAAYAGPREFFVQRVAEGIAMIGAAFAPHPVIVRLSDFKSNEYANLVGGERYEPDEENPMIGYRGASRYLSPDFAECFAMECEAMRFVRDEMGLTNVQVMIPFVRTIKEAKGVIELLGRNGLVRGENGLKVVMMCEVPSNAVIAEQFLEHFDGFSIGSNDMTQLTLGLDRDSALVADGFDERDPAVLHMLSLAITACKKLDKYVGICGQGPSDHPDLAQWLLDQGIESMSLNPDTVVDTWLRLGGVGVDA, from the coding sequence ATGACCCACGCCCCCACCACGGAGAGCCCGACCTCGGCGTCGAGCCCGACCCACCCGAATGTGCGGTGGTTCGCCGACGTGGGCATGGGCGACCTCGACCAGGTCGGGGGCAAGAACGCCTCCCTCGGTGAGATGGTCGCCAACCTGACCGACCTCGGGGTGCGGGTCCCCAACGGCTTCGCGACGACCGCCGACGCCTACCACCGGTTCATCGGTGACACCGGTCTGGCGCAGCGCATCTCGGCCCTGGTCGACGACCTCGACACCGACGACGTGCGACGACTGGCCGTCGTCGGGCGCGAGATCCGCGAGGCCGTCGTGGCCCAGTCCTTCCCCGCAGACCTCGAGGCCGACATCCGCACGGCCTTCGAGCAGCTCGTGGCCGAGGCCTCGTCCGGCGGCGACGGCTCCGAGGAGCCGTCCTTCGCCGTGCGCTCGTCCGCCACGGCCGAGGACCTGCCCGACGCGTCCTTCGCCGGCCAGCAGGAGACCTTCCTCAACGTGCGGGGCATCGACGCCGTGCTGCAGTCGATCCGCGAGGTCTACGCGTCGCTCTACAACGACCGCGCCATCGCCTACCGCGTGCATCATGGCTTCGCGCACGGCGACGTGGGCCTGTCGGCCGGGGTGCAGCGCATGGTGCGCTCCGACATCGGCTCGTCCGGTGTGATGTTCACCATGGACACCGAGTCGGGCTTCGCCGACGCCGTCTTCGTCACCTCGGCCTTCGGGCTCGGCGAGGGCGTCGTGCAGGGCGCGGTCAACCCCGACGAGTTCTACGTCTACAAGCCCGCCCTGCGCGCGGAGCGCCCGGCCGTGCTCAAGCGCGGCATCGGCGGCAAGGCGACCAAGATGGTCTACACGCAGGACACCACCGTCGGGCGCACCACCGAGTTCGTCGAGGTCGACCCGGCCGACAGCGCGCGCTTCAGCCTCACCGACTCCGAGGTCGAGGAGCTGGCCCGCCACGCCCTCGTCATCGAGGACCACTACGGCCGACCCATGGACATCGAGTGGGGCAAGGACGGCATCGACGGCCGGCTCTACGTGCTGCAGGCGCGCCCCGAGACGGTGCAGTCACGTCGGACGGGGGCCCTCGAGCGCTTCCGGATGGACCCCCGGGTGACCAAGGCGGCGTCGGTGCTCGTCGAGGGCCGCGCCATCGGTCAGAAGATCGGCGCCGGCGCCGTGCGGGTCATGCGCTCCATCGACGAGATGCACGACTTCCAGGAGGGTGAGGTGCTCGTCGCCGACATGACCGACCCCGACTGGGAGCCGATCATGAAACGGGCCTCGGCCATCGTCACCAACCGGGGCGGCCGCACGTGCCACGCCGCGATCATCGCCCGTGAGCTGGGCATCCCCGCGGTGGTCGGCACGGGCAGCGGCACCAAGGACCTCGCCGACGGCCGCGAGGTCACCGTCACCTGCGCCGAGGGCGACACCGGCCTGGTCTACGAGGGCATCCTGCCCTTCGACATCGAGCGCACCGAGCTCGACTCGATGCCCGAGCTGCCGGTCAAGATCATGATGAACGTCGGCACCCCCGAGCAGGCCTTCGCCTTCGCCGCCCTGCCCAACGCCGGTGTGGGGCTGGCCCGGCTCGAGTTCGTCATCAACCGCCAGATCGGCATCCACCCCAAGGCGCTGCTCGACCTCGCGGCCGACCCGCACTCGCTGCCCGACGCCCTGCGCGACGAGATCGCGCAGATCACGGCGGCGTACGCCGGGCCGCGCGAGTTCTTCGTCCAGCGGGTCGCCGAGGGCATCGCCATGATCGGGGCGGCCTTCGCCCCCCACCCCGTCATCGTGCGGCTGTCGGACTTCAAGTCCAACGAGTACGCCAACCTCGTCGGCGGTGAGCGCTACGAGCCCGACGAGGAGAACCCGATGATCGGCTACCGCGGCGCCTCGCGGTACCTCTCGCCGGACTTCGCCGAGTGCTTCGCGATGGAGTGCGAGGCGATGCGCTTCGTGCGTGACGAGATGGGCCTGACCAACGTGCAGGTCATGATCCCCTTCGTCCGCACGATCAAGGAGGCCAAGGGCGTCATCGAGCTGCTCGGCAGGAACGGCCTGGTGCGCGGCGAGAACGGCCTCAAGGTCGTCATGATGTGCGAGGTGCCGTCCAACGCGGTGATCGCCGAGCAGTTCCTCGAGCACTTCGACGGCTTCTCGATCGGCTCCAACGACATGACCCAGCTGACCCTCGGGCTCGACCGCGACTCGGCCCTCGTGGCCGATGGCTTCGACGAGCGCGACCCCGCTGTGCTGCACATGCTGAGCCTGGCCATCACGGCCTGCAAGAAGCTCGACAAGTACGTCGGCATCTGCGGCCAGGGCCCGTCCGACCACCCTGACCTCGCCCAGTGGCTGCTCGACCAGGGCATCGAGTCCATGTCGCTCAACCCCGACACCGTCGTCGACACCTGGCTGCGTCTGGGCGGTGTGGGTGTCGACGCCTGA
- the mmuM gene encoding homocysteine S-methyltransferase: MSTPDPVVSRVTLPSLLVLDGGLSNALEDRGADLSSALWTARLLRDDPQEVVAVHRDYFSAGADVATTASYQASVPSLVAAGFDEQEAQALIRASVSLARQARDEAAQDGRRLFVAASVGPYGAVLADGSEYRGDYGLSAAALRDFHGPRLELLASAGPDLIAVETIPDVREAEALVPLLDELGLPAWVSYSVDGGRTRAGQSLQEAYDVLAGSTAVVAAGVNCSAPADVLDAVTTAVAATGRPAVAYPNRGETWDAATRTWLGDGSSPTELARAWVAAGAGFVGGCCRVGPADIAELAVALSPLRGTSG, encoded by the coding sequence GTGTCGACGCCTGACCCCGTGGTGTCGCGGGTGACCCTGCCGTCCCTGCTGGTCCTCGACGGGGGCCTGTCCAACGCGCTCGAGGACCGCGGCGCCGACCTGTCGTCGGCGCTGTGGACCGCGCGGCTCCTGCGCGACGACCCGCAGGAGGTCGTGGCCGTCCACCGTGACTACTTCTCGGCCGGGGCCGACGTCGCCACGACCGCCAGCTACCAGGCGAGCGTGCCGAGCCTCGTGGCCGCCGGCTTCGACGAGCAGGAGGCGCAGGCGCTGATCCGGGCCAGCGTGAGCCTGGCCCGGCAGGCCCGCGACGAGGCCGCCCAGGACGGTCGCCGCCTCTTCGTCGCAGCCTCCGTCGGCCCCTACGGCGCGGTGCTGGCCGACGGGTCCGAGTACCGCGGGGACTACGGCCTCAGCGCTGCGGCCCTGCGCGACTTCCACGGCCCCCGCCTCGAGCTCCTCGCCTCAGCCGGCCCCGACCTCATCGCCGTCGAGACCATCCCCGACGTGCGCGAGGCCGAGGCCCTCGTGCCGCTGCTCGACGAGCTCGGCCTGCCTGCGTGGGTGTCCTACTCCGTCGACGGCGGACGGACCCGCGCGGGGCAGAGCCTGCAGGAGGCGTACGACGTGCTGGCCGGCAGCACCGCCGTGGTCGCCGCCGGCGTCAACTGCTCCGCTCCCGCCGACGTGCTGGACGCCGTCACCACGGCTGTCGCCGCCACCGGGCGGCCCGCCGTCGCCTACCCCAACCGGGGCGAGACCTGGGACGCCGCCACCCGCACCTGGCTCGGGGACGGCAGCTCGCCGACCGAGCTCGCTCGGGCCTGGGTGGCAGCGGGGGCAGGGTTCGTGGGCGGGTGCTGCCGGGTCGGACCGGCCGACATCGCCGAGCTGGCGGTGGCCCTCTCACCACTGCGAGGCACGTCCGGGTAG
- a CDS encoding peptidoglycan DD-metalloendopeptidase family protein, whose amino-acid sequence MSAPVTHPVVTCDFHVPGHHWSAGYHTGRDYAAAVGTPVRATRAGTVVAVGSDRSYGTSVTVDSGGVHHLYAHLSSAQVRRGQAVAAGQRLGLSGATGNAFGPHLHYEERVSPFAYMNHRRPEFDVATSLLSPARPGQPGQPGQPAAGTTAVWWQRLTYGTRDSDSVRALQRRLNALGAHLPVTGAYLDLTRDAVRAFQQRQGWKGADADGLLYVPSRRSSGQVSVRRLFPTPPYDVHWERP is encoded by the coding sequence ATGTCTGCCCCTGTCACCCACCCCGTCGTCACCTGCGACTTCCACGTTCCCGGCCACCACTGGTCGGCCGGCTACCACACCGGACGCGACTACGCGGCGGCCGTCGGGACACCGGTCAGGGCCACCCGGGCCGGGACGGTCGTCGCGGTCGGCTCCGACCGCTCCTACGGCACCTCGGTCACCGTCGACAGCGGGGGAGTCCACCACCTCTACGCGCACCTGTCGAGCGCCCAGGTCCGGCGCGGGCAGGCCGTGGCCGCGGGCCAGCGCCTGGGCCTGTCGGGAGCGACCGGCAACGCGTTCGGGCCGCACCTGCACTACGAGGAGCGGGTGTCGCCCTTCGCCTACATGAACCACCGCCGGCCCGAGTTCGACGTCGCCACCTCCCTGCTGAGCCCGGCCCGCCCCGGCCAGCCCGGCCAGCCCGGCCAGCCCGCCGCAGGCACCACCGCCGTGTGGTGGCAGCGCCTGACCTACGGCACGCGCGACTCCGACAGCGTGCGCGCCCTCCAGCGACGGCTCAACGCCCTCGGGGCGCACCTGCCGGTGACCGGCGCCTACCTCGACCTGACCCGTGATGCCGTGCGCGCGTTCCAGCAGCGCCAGGGGTGGAAGGGCGCCGACGCCGACGGTCTGCTCTACGTGCCGAGCCGACGGTCGAGCGGCCAGGTCTCGGTCAGGCGGCTCTTCCCCACGCCGCCCTACGACGTGCACTGGGAACGGCCCTGA
- a CDS encoding HIT domain-containing protein gives MSDHAPDGPGPRPQPGAGPATEHERDFAGDPDGFQRLWTPHRMVYIGGDRPSDEAGDGCPFCLAPTRTDEQGLIVHRGDHCFVVMNLFPYNAGHVLVCPYRHVSLYVDLTDDETYEFTRLTKQALRALERVSAPHGFNLGMNQGAVAGAGVAAHLHQHVVPRWGGDANFLPVVAQTRALPMLLEDARSRLAAAWGLSEVAHGH, from the coding sequence GTGAGCGACCACGCACCCGACGGGCCTGGGCCACGGCCGCAGCCCGGGGCTGGTCCCGCGACCGAGCACGAGCGCGACTTCGCCGGCGATCCCGACGGCTTCCAGCGGCTGTGGACCCCGCACCGCATGGTCTACATCGGCGGCGACCGGCCGAGCGACGAGGCGGGTGACGGGTGCCCCTTCTGCCTCGCGCCGACCCGCACCGACGAGCAGGGTCTGATCGTCCACCGCGGCGACCACTGCTTCGTGGTGATGAACCTCTTCCCCTACAACGCCGGCCACGTGCTGGTCTGCCCCTACCGCCACGTCTCGCTCTACGTCGACCTGACCGACGACGAGACGTACGAGTTCACCCGCCTGACCAAGCAGGCCCTGCGCGCGCTCGAGCGGGTGTCGGCTCCGCACGGGTTCAACCTGGGCATGAACCAGGGGGCCGTCGCCGGGGCGGGCGTGGCCGCGCACCTGCACCAGCACGTCGTCCCCCGCTGGGGTGGTGACGCCAACTTCCTCCCCGTCGTGGCCCAGACCAGGGCCCTGCCGATGCTGCTGGAGGACGCCCGCTCCCGTCTCGCCGCAGCGTGGGGGCTCAGCGAGGTGGCCCACGGCCACTAG
- a CDS encoding CDP-alcohol phosphatidyltransferase family protein yields the protein MLNRALRESWTKVMTPPAKLFLAMGISPDVVTVVGTLGVCAGALVFYPFGHFFWGTLVVVLFIFSDNVDGVMARLQGRQGPWGAFLDSTLDRVADAAIFGGLVIGFARSGPQNNLLYAALALACLTFGMVVSYAKARAEGLGMTANVGIAERADRLFAVLLATGLVGLGLPVAVLGFVLGLLAVASLVTVVQRMLTVRQQAFAALERPAP from the coding sequence ATGCTGAACCGAGCCCTGCGCGAGTCCTGGACCAAGGTCATGACCCCGCCCGCCAAGCTGTTCCTCGCGATGGGGATCAGCCCCGACGTCGTCACCGTCGTCGGCACGCTCGGTGTGTGCGCAGGAGCCCTGGTCTTCTACCCCTTCGGGCACTTCTTCTGGGGCACCCTCGTCGTGGTGCTCTTCATCTTCAGCGACAACGTCGACGGCGTGATGGCGCGGCTCCAGGGCCGCCAGGGCCCGTGGGGTGCTTTCCTCGACTCGACCCTCGACCGGGTCGCCGACGCGGCCATCTTCGGTGGCCTGGTCATCGGCTTCGCCCGCAGCGGCCCCCAGAACAACCTCCTGTATGCCGCCCTCGCCCTCGCCTGCCTCACCTTCGGCATGGTGGTGAGCTACGCCAAGGCCCGCGCCGAGGGGCTCGGCATGACGGCCAACGTCGGCATCGCCGAGCGGGCCGACCGGCTGTTCGCCGTGCTGCTGGCCACCGGGCTGGTCGGTCTCGGGCTGCCGGTCGCCGTGCTCGGGTTCGTGCTCGGGCTGCTCGCCGTCGCCAGCCTGGTGACCGTGGTGCAGCGGATGCTCACGGTGCGCCAGCAGGCCTTCGCGGCTCTCGAGCGCCCGGCTCCGTGA
- a CDS encoding SGNH/GDSL hydrolase family protein gives MSASPSRRGLTALAGGVTALAAGAAYGVPAQAAGLAYVALGDSYSSGVGTRAYLSDGTSCQRSVYAYPSLIAAARGYSLTFRACSGATSSDVSRTQLDALTTSTRVVTLTVGGNDAGFASVLTTCAAPSWLTNCTKAVDTAQAFIAGTLPARLSALYSSIRTKAPNAVVVVSGYPRVFNGQDCNALTFFSPAEETRLNQTADQLDGVIAAAAAATGVRYSSPTSAFVGHAVCGSPEWLNGLSNPVTDSYHPNRLGHASGYTPVVSTILGTPVAADTAVVRAAEAMAPELTAQSARYAARDATVTPQPFVLPDLTTPQAKAAARAAGVDLSDPRSIRAADLRFAEVR, from the coding sequence ATGTCCGCCAGCCCGAGCAGGAGGGGCCTGACCGCCCTGGCAGGAGGCGTGACCGCGCTGGCCGCGGGCGCGGCATACGGGGTGCCGGCGCAGGCTGCCGGGCTCGCGTACGTGGCGCTCGGCGACTCGTACTCCTCGGGAGTGGGCACCCGGGCCTACCTCTCCGACGGCACGAGCTGCCAGCGCTCGGTCTACGCCTACCCGTCGCTGATCGCGGCCGCCCGCGGCTACAGCCTGACCTTCCGCGCGTGCTCGGGGGCGACGAGCAGCGACGTCTCCCGCACCCAGCTCGACGCGCTGACGACCTCGACCCGGGTCGTGACGCTCACGGTCGGCGGCAACGACGCGGGCTTCGCCTCCGTCCTCACGACCTGCGCCGCACCGAGCTGGCTGACCAACTGCACCAAGGCCGTCGACACCGCGCAGGCGTTCATCGCCGGGACCCTGCCGGCCCGGCTGTCGGCGCTCTACTCCAGCATCCGCACCAAGGCACCCAACGCGGTCGTCGTGGTGTCGGGCTACCCGCGCGTCTTCAACGGGCAGGACTGCAACGCCCTCACCTTCTTCTCCCCCGCCGAGGAGACGCGGCTCAACCAGACCGCCGACCAGCTCGACGGCGTCATCGCCGCCGCGGCAGCGGCCACGGGGGTGCGCTACTCCTCACCGACCTCTGCCTTCGTCGGCCACGCCGTCTGTGGCAGCCCGGAGTGGCTCAACGGGCTGTCCAACCCCGTGACCGACAGCTATCACCCCAACCGGTTGGGCCACGCCTCCGGCTACACGCCGGTGGTGTCCACCATCTTGGGGACGCCGGTCGCGGCCGATACCGCCGTCGTGCGCGCGGCCGAGGCGATGGCTCCGGAGCTCACCGCCCAGTCGGCCCGGTATGCCGCGCGCGACGCCACGGTGACCCCCCAGCCGTTCGTCCTGCCCGACCTCACGACACCGCAGGCCAAGGCGGCCGCCCGCGCGGCCGGGGTCGACCTGTCCGACCCGCGGAGCATCCGCGCAGCCGACCTGCGCTTCGCTGAGGTGCGCTGA
- a CDS encoding glycosyltransferase family 4 protein, protein MRIGLVCPYSFDVPGGVQFHVRDLAEVFLAQGHDVSVLAPSDEDTVLPPYVVSAGRAVPIRYNGSVARLNMGPVSAARVSRWLDDGDFDVLHLHEPITPSISMLAMWAAEGPIVATFHTSNLRSRVMQAAYPIVRPSLEKITGRIAVSEDARRTVTTHVGGDAVVIPNGVFVDRFDLAEPRPEWQGTSERPTIAFLGRMLEPRKGLPVLARALPTVLAAVPGLRVLVAGPGDADEVRADLPPEIAAACEFLGAVTDEDKARLLRSVDAYVAPNTGGESFGIILIEAMSAGAAVLASDLPAFVRVLDDGQAGMTFRNEDPDDLARALLAMVHDPVARAAVAARGRRRADTFDWSVVAADIMAVYETVTAGASIVHSSGGSSPRWARLLRGRSRS, encoded by the coding sequence ATGCGCATCGGGCTGGTCTGCCCCTACTCCTTCGACGTGCCCGGGGGCGTGCAGTTCCACGTGCGCGACCTGGCCGAGGTCTTCCTCGCGCAGGGTCACGACGTCAGCGTGCTGGCGCCCTCCGACGAGGACACGGTCCTGCCGCCCTACGTCGTGAGCGCCGGACGGGCGGTCCCCATCCGCTACAACGGGTCGGTGGCCCGGCTGAACATGGGCCCGGTGAGCGCCGCGCGGGTCTCGCGCTGGCTCGACGACGGCGACTTCGACGTGCTGCACCTGCACGAGCCGATCACCCCGAGCATCTCGATGCTGGCGATGTGGGCGGCCGAGGGCCCGATCGTCGCCACCTTCCACACCTCGAACCTGCGCTCACGGGTGATGCAGGCGGCCTACCCCATCGTGCGGCCGAGCCTGGAGAAGATCACCGGGCGGATCGCCGTGTCGGAGGATGCCCGCCGCACGGTCACGACCCACGTCGGCGGTGACGCCGTCGTCATCCCCAACGGCGTCTTCGTCGACCGCTTCGACCTGGCCGAGCCGAGGCCCGAGTGGCAGGGCACCTCCGAGCGCCCGACGATCGCCTTCCTGGGGCGCATGCTGGAGCCACGCAAGGGGCTGCCCGTGCTCGCCCGGGCCCTGCCCACCGTGCTCGCGGCGGTGCCGGGGCTGCGGGTGCTCGTCGCGGGGCCGGGGGACGCCGACGAGGTGCGGGCCGACCTGCCCCCCGAGATCGCCGCGGCCTGCGAGTTCCTCGGCGCCGTCACCGACGAGGACAAGGCCCGGCTCCTGCGCTCGGTCGACGCCTACGTCGCGCCCAACACCGGGGGTGAGAGCTTCGGCATCATCCTCATCGAGGCCATGAGCGCCGGGGCGGCGGTCCTCGCCAGCGACCTCCCGGCGTTCGTGCGCGTGCTCGACGACGGTCAGGCCGGCATGACCTTCCGCAACGAGGACCCCGACGACCTGGCCCGGGCCCTGCTCGCTATGGTGCACGACCCGGTCGCCCGGGCGGCCGTCGCCGCGCGGGGACGCCGCCGGGCCGACACCTTCGACTGGTCGGTGGTCGCCGCCGACATCATGGCGGTCTACGAGACCGTCACCGCAGGAGCCTCGATCGTCCACTCCTCCGGCGGCTCCTCGCCGCGCTGGGCCCGCCTGCTGCGCGGCCGGAGCAGGTCGTGA
- a CDS encoding phosphatidylinositol mannoside acyltransferase translates to MTDRARDGHLTRLRARVVDRAVVLGYRLGWGAVRALPARAAYRIFDVIADRTVARAGRGVQRLRANYALVRPELDGAGLDALVREGMRSYLRYYCDSFRLPDLAPEVLARSVRLTGDEHCREVLDAGGSVVAFLGHLGNWDLAGAWSTSQLAPVTTVAERLRPTEVFDEFLDFRTSLGMSILPLDGGAETFAGLRRAATQGQFICLLADRDLSGSGVPVQLCGHPVKMAKGPAALALVTGAPLYAVSIHYERNSVVPGSGWGVVCEFSALIEVPTSGTTTQKVAAMTQACADHLGEGIRSRTSDWHMLQRVFTEAEPPVAAPAGP, encoded by the coding sequence GTGACCGACCGCGCCCGCGACGGCCACCTGACGCGGCTGCGCGCCCGGGTCGTCGACCGGGCGGTCGTGCTGGGCTACCGGCTCGGGTGGGGCGCGGTGCGCGCCCTGCCGGCGAGGGCCGCATACCGGATCTTCGACGTCATCGCCGACCGCACCGTCGCGCGTGCGGGCAGGGGCGTGCAACGCCTGCGCGCCAACTACGCGCTGGTGCGGCCCGAGCTCGACGGCGCAGGGCTCGACGCCCTCGTGCGCGAGGGCATGCGCTCCTACCTGCGCTACTACTGCGACTCCTTCCGGCTGCCTGACCTGGCGCCCGAGGTGCTCGCCCGCTCGGTGCGGCTGACCGGCGACGAGCACTGCCGCGAGGTGCTCGACGCCGGCGGATCGGTGGTCGCCTTCCTCGGGCACCTGGGCAACTGGGACCTCGCGGGGGCCTGGTCGACCAGCCAGCTGGCGCCGGTGACGACGGTGGCGGAGCGGCTGCGGCCGACCGAGGTCTTCGACGAGTTCCTCGACTTCCGCACCTCGCTGGGGATGAGCATCCTGCCCCTCGACGGCGGCGCCGAGACCTTCGCCGGGCTGCGTCGCGCCGCCACGCAGGGGCAGTTCATCTGCCTGCTGGCCGACCGCGACCTGAGCGGCAGCGGCGTGCCGGTGCAGCTGTGCGGCCACCCCGTCAAGATGGCCAAGGGGCCGGCGGCCCTCGCCCTGGTGACCGGCGCCCCGCTGTATGCGGTGTCGATCCACTACGAGCGCAACTCCGTCGTGCCGGGCAGCGGCTGGGGCGTGGTCTGCGAGTTCTCCGCGCTCATCGAGGTGCCGACCTCCGGCACGACCACGCAGAAGGTCGCGGCCATGACGCAGGCCTGCGCCGACCACCTGGGCGAGGGGATCCGCTCGCGCACGAGCGACTGGCACATGCTCCAGCGGGTCTTCACCGAGGCGGAGCCGCCCGTCGCCGCACCGGCGGGGCCCTGA